A stretch of the Lactuca sativa cultivar Salinas chromosome 9, Lsat_Salinas_v11, whole genome shotgun sequence genome encodes the following:
- the LOC111881276 gene encoding 60S ribosomal protein L14-2 has protein sequence MPFKRYVEIGRIALVNYGKDYGRLVVIVDVIDQNRALVDAPDMVRGQMNFKRLTLTDIKIDINRVPKKKTLVAALEAADVKNKWESSSWGRKLIVQKKRASLNDFDRFKIMLAKIKKAGVVRQELAKLKKETA, from the exons ATG CCGTTCAAGAGGTACGTTGAGATCGGGAGAATCGCTCTCGTCAACTACGGAAAGGATTATGGAAGGCTTGTTGTCATCGTCGATGTTATTGATCAAAACAGG GCACTTGTTGATGCTCCTGATATGGTAAGAGGCCAAATGAACTTCAAGAGGTTGACACTTACAGACATCAAGATTGACATCAATAGAGTTCCAAAGAAGAAAACACTTGTTGCTGCTTTAGAAGCTGCTG ATGTCAAGAACAAGTGGGAGAGCAGCTCATGGGGAAGAAAGCTTATTGTTCAGAAGAAGAGGGCTTCACTCAATGACTTTGACAGGTTCAAGATTATGTTGGCAAAGATAAAG AAAGCTGGAGTTGTAAGGCAAGAACTAGCCAAGCTTAAGAAGGAGACAGCATGA